The following proteins are co-located in the Paralichthys olivaceus isolate ysfri-2021 chromosome 10, ASM2471397v2, whole genome shotgun sequence genome:
- the arsh gene encoding arylsulfatase D isoform X3 has product MSSLVATLLLPLLLAAGSDVTGKEANRKPNFVLIMADDLGIGDIGCYGNDTIRTPNIDRLASDGVRLTQHIAAAPLCTPSRAAFMTGRYALRSGMGSTGRVQVLLFLGGSGGLPPSETTFAKRLQQQGYTTGLIGKWHLGVNCEHRGDHCHHPNQHGFSYYYGLPFTLFNDCVPGEGTDILADFQSTLRQLAAILGVGLFTLVCVRVCGLLDLRLWLLVALFSLSILATAVWYVPFKLLPTWNCIVMRNQDVVDQPMTVETLPQRLLGEAQNFIKRNSDRPFLLFFSLVHVHIPLFKNPPFAGRSRHGRYGDNVEEMDWLVGQLTETVDSLRLANNTLMYFTSDHGGHLEDADSKVGQKGGWNSIYKGGKAMGGWEGGIRVPGIFRWPGRLAAGKVVDEPTSLMDLYPTLKHLAEDTQPDRHLDGHNLMPLLEGRVKRSEHEFMFHYCGVYLNAVRWHPPGSDSVFKVHFFTPNFSPPGAGGCYKTKVCLCHGEYVTHHDPPLVYDIFHDPSESRTLTPDTEPRYAEILEQTARAVDRHKSTLPNKQVNDTQSTAVQSQMAWDKILWRPWLQPCCGTFPFCGCKEEEPRI; this is encoded by the exons AT GTCCAGTCTGGTGGCAACTCTTCTTCTCCCCCTGCTCCTGgctgcaggaagtgatgtcacaggGAAGGAGGCAAACAGGAAGCCCAACTTTGTCCTGATAATGGCTGATGACCTGGGTATCGGTGATATTGGGTGCTACGGTAACGATACCATCAG GACCCCCAACATCGACAGGCTGGCATCTGATGGGGTGAGGCTGACTCAGCACAtagcagctgctcctctctgcacaCCGAGCCGGGCTGCTTTTATGACAGGACGTTATGCTCTCCGCTCAg GAATGGGCAGCACAGGCCGTGTACAGGTGCTGCTGTTTCTTGGAGGTTCGGGGGGGCTTCCACCGAGTGAGACCACCTTCGCTAAGAGGCTGCAGCAACAAGGATACACCACTGGCCTCATTG GTAAGTGGCACTTGGGTGTGAACTGTGAGCACAGAGGGGATCACTGTCACCACCCGAACCAGCACGGCTTCAGCTACTACTACGGCCTGCCGTTCACCCTGTTCAATGACTGTGTGCCCGGAGAGGGGACCGACATCCTGGCAGACTTTCAGAGCACGCTGCGACAATTGGCCGCTATTCTTGGCGTTGGACTTTTCACACTG gtgtgtgtccgtgtgtgtggcCTCCTCGATCTCCGCCTGTGGCTCCTGGTTGCACTTTTCTCATTAAGTATCTTAGCAACTGCTGTGTGGTATGTGCCATTTAAACTCTTACCCACCTGGAACTGCATCGTTATGAGGAACCAAGACGTCGTCGATCAGCCAATGACAGTGGAGACGCTGCCCCAGAGGTTGTTGGGAGAAGCACAAAACTTTATCAAGAG GAATAGTGATcgtcccttcctcctcttcttctcattAGTTCATGTCCACATACCACTCTTCAAAAACCCTCCCTTTGCTGGCAGGAGCCGCCATGGTCGCTATGGTGACAACGTAGAAGAAATGGACTGGCTCGTCG GACAGTTGACAGAGACGGTGGACTCCCTCAGGCTAGCCAACAATACTCTGATGTACTTTACGTCAGACCACGGAGGGCACCTCGAGGATGCTGACTCAAAGGTTGGCCAGAAAGGAGGATGGAACAGTATTTATAAAG GTGGAAAGGCTATGGGGGGCTGGGAAGGTGGGATAAGAGTCCCTGGTATTTTCCGCTGGCCTGGCAGACTGGCAGCTGGGAAAGTAGTGGATGAACCCACCAGTCTTATGGACCTGTACCCGACTCTGAAGCATTTAGCCGAGGACACACAACCAGACAG ACATTTAGATGGCCATAACCTCATGCCACTGTTGGAGGGGAGAGTAAAGCGATCAGAGCATGAATTCATGTTCCACTACTGCGGCGTCTACCTGAACGCAGTTCGCTGGCATCCACCTGGCA GTGACTCCGTCTTCAAGGTGCACTTTTTCACCCCTAACTTTTCCCCCCCGGGAGCCGGCGGGTGCTATAAAACTAAGGTGTGCCTGTGTCACGGAGAGTATGTTACACACCACGATCCACCGCTGGTGTACGACATTTTCCACGACCCCTCAGAGTCCCGCACACTGACTCCTGATACTGAGCCACGATACGCTGAAATCCTCGAGCAGACTGCCAGAGCTGTGGATAGGCATAAAAGTACCCTCCCAAATAAACAGGTAAATGATACTCAATCGACGGCTGTTCAAAGTCAGATGGCCTGGGATAAGATTCTCTGGCGACCCTGGCTTCAGCCATGCTGCGGGACGTTTCCATTCTGCGGCTGCAAAGAGGAGGAGCCGCGTATTTAA
- the arsh gene encoding arylsulfatase D isoform X1 yields the protein MNQKLCAGMRSSLVATLLLPLLLAAGSDVTGKEANRKPNFVLIMADDLGIGDIGCYGNDTIRTPNIDRLASDGVRLTQHIAAAPLCTPSRAAFMTGRYALRSGMGSTGRVQVLLFLGGSGGLPPSETTFAKRLQQQGYTTGLIGKWHLGVNCEHRGDHCHHPNQHGFSYYYGLPFTLFNDCVPGEGTDILADFQSTLRQLAAILGVGLFTLVCVRVCGLLDLRLWLLVALFSLSILATAVWYVPFKLLPTWNCIVMRNQDVVDQPMTVETLPQRLLGEAQNFIKRNSDRPFLLFFSLVHVHIPLFKNPPFAGRSRHGRYGDNVEEMDWLVGQLTETVDSLRLANNTLMYFTSDHGGHLEDADSKVGQKGGWNSIYKGGKAMGGWEGGIRVPGIFRWPGRLAAGKVVDEPTSLMDLYPTLKHLAEDTQPDRHLDGHNLMPLLEGRVKRSEHEFMFHYCGVYLNAVRWHPPGSDSVFKVHFFTPNFSPPGAGGCYKTKVCLCHGEYVTHHDPPLVYDIFHDPSESRTLTPDTEPRYAEILEQTARAVDRHKSTLPNKQVNDTQSTAVQSQMAWDKILWRPWLQPCCGTFPFCGCKEEEPRI from the exons ATGAATCAGAAGCTTTGTGCGGGGATGAG GTCCAGTCTGGTGGCAACTCTTCTTCTCCCCCTGCTCCTGgctgcaggaagtgatgtcacaggGAAGGAGGCAAACAGGAAGCCCAACTTTGTCCTGATAATGGCTGATGACCTGGGTATCGGTGATATTGGGTGCTACGGTAACGATACCATCAG GACCCCCAACATCGACAGGCTGGCATCTGATGGGGTGAGGCTGACTCAGCACAtagcagctgctcctctctgcacaCCGAGCCGGGCTGCTTTTATGACAGGACGTTATGCTCTCCGCTCAg GAATGGGCAGCACAGGCCGTGTACAGGTGCTGCTGTTTCTTGGAGGTTCGGGGGGGCTTCCACCGAGTGAGACCACCTTCGCTAAGAGGCTGCAGCAACAAGGATACACCACTGGCCTCATTG GTAAGTGGCACTTGGGTGTGAACTGTGAGCACAGAGGGGATCACTGTCACCACCCGAACCAGCACGGCTTCAGCTACTACTACGGCCTGCCGTTCACCCTGTTCAATGACTGTGTGCCCGGAGAGGGGACCGACATCCTGGCAGACTTTCAGAGCACGCTGCGACAATTGGCCGCTATTCTTGGCGTTGGACTTTTCACACTG gtgtgtgtccgtgtgtgtggcCTCCTCGATCTCCGCCTGTGGCTCCTGGTTGCACTTTTCTCATTAAGTATCTTAGCAACTGCTGTGTGGTATGTGCCATTTAAACTCTTACCCACCTGGAACTGCATCGTTATGAGGAACCAAGACGTCGTCGATCAGCCAATGACAGTGGAGACGCTGCCCCAGAGGTTGTTGGGAGAAGCACAAAACTTTATCAAGAG GAATAGTGATcgtcccttcctcctcttcttctcattAGTTCATGTCCACATACCACTCTTCAAAAACCCTCCCTTTGCTGGCAGGAGCCGCCATGGTCGCTATGGTGACAACGTAGAAGAAATGGACTGGCTCGTCG GACAGTTGACAGAGACGGTGGACTCCCTCAGGCTAGCCAACAATACTCTGATGTACTTTACGTCAGACCACGGAGGGCACCTCGAGGATGCTGACTCAAAGGTTGGCCAGAAAGGAGGATGGAACAGTATTTATAAAG GTGGAAAGGCTATGGGGGGCTGGGAAGGTGGGATAAGAGTCCCTGGTATTTTCCGCTGGCCTGGCAGACTGGCAGCTGGGAAAGTAGTGGATGAACCCACCAGTCTTATGGACCTGTACCCGACTCTGAAGCATTTAGCCGAGGACACACAACCAGACAG ACATTTAGATGGCCATAACCTCATGCCACTGTTGGAGGGGAGAGTAAAGCGATCAGAGCATGAATTCATGTTCCACTACTGCGGCGTCTACCTGAACGCAGTTCGCTGGCATCCACCTGGCA GTGACTCCGTCTTCAAGGTGCACTTTTTCACCCCTAACTTTTCCCCCCCGGGAGCCGGCGGGTGCTATAAAACTAAGGTGTGCCTGTGTCACGGAGAGTATGTTACACACCACGATCCACCGCTGGTGTACGACATTTTCCACGACCCCTCAGAGTCCCGCACACTGACTCCTGATACTGAGCCACGATACGCTGAAATCCTCGAGCAGACTGCCAGAGCTGTGGATAGGCATAAAAGTACCCTCCCAAATAAACAGGTAAATGATACTCAATCGACGGCTGTTCAAAGTCAGATGGCCTGGGATAAGATTCTCTGGCGACCCTGGCTTCAGCCATGCTGCGGGACGTTTCCATTCTGCGGCTGCAAAGAGGAGGAGCCGCGTATTTAA
- the arsh gene encoding arylsulfatase D isoform X4: MADDLGIGDIGCYGNDTIRTPNIDRLASDGVRLTQHIAAAPLCTPSRAAFMTGRYALRSGMGSTGRVQVLLFLGGSGGLPPSETTFAKRLQQQGYTTGLIGKWHLGVNCEHRGDHCHHPNQHGFSYYYGLPFTLFNDCVPGEGTDILADFQSTLRQLAAILGVGLFTLVCVRVCGLLDLRLWLLVALFSLSILATAVWYVPFKLLPTWNCIVMRNQDVVDQPMTVETLPQRLLGEAQNFIKRNSDRPFLLFFSLVHVHIPLFKNPPFAGRSRHGRYGDNVEEMDWLVGQLTETVDSLRLANNTLMYFTSDHGGHLEDADSKVGQKGGWNSIYKGGKAMGGWEGGIRVPGIFRWPGRLAAGKVVDEPTSLMDLYPTLKHLAEDTQPDRHLDGHNLMPLLEGRVKRSEHEFMFHYCGVYLNAVRWHPPGSDSVFKVHFFTPNFSPPGAGGCYKTKVCLCHGEYVTHHDPPLVYDIFHDPSESRTLTPDTEPRYAEILEQTARAVDRHKSTLPNKQVNDTQSTAVQSQMAWDKILWRPWLQPCCGTFPFCGCKEEEPRI, translated from the exons ATGGCTGATGACCTGGGTATCGGTGATATTGGGTGCTACGGTAACGATACCATCAG GACCCCCAACATCGACAGGCTGGCATCTGATGGGGTGAGGCTGACTCAGCACAtagcagctgctcctctctgcacaCCGAGCCGGGCTGCTTTTATGACAGGACGTTATGCTCTCCGCTCAg GAATGGGCAGCACAGGCCGTGTACAGGTGCTGCTGTTTCTTGGAGGTTCGGGGGGGCTTCCACCGAGTGAGACCACCTTCGCTAAGAGGCTGCAGCAACAAGGATACACCACTGGCCTCATTG GTAAGTGGCACTTGGGTGTGAACTGTGAGCACAGAGGGGATCACTGTCACCACCCGAACCAGCACGGCTTCAGCTACTACTACGGCCTGCCGTTCACCCTGTTCAATGACTGTGTGCCCGGAGAGGGGACCGACATCCTGGCAGACTTTCAGAGCACGCTGCGACAATTGGCCGCTATTCTTGGCGTTGGACTTTTCACACTG gtgtgtgtccgtgtgtgtggcCTCCTCGATCTCCGCCTGTGGCTCCTGGTTGCACTTTTCTCATTAAGTATCTTAGCAACTGCTGTGTGGTATGTGCCATTTAAACTCTTACCCACCTGGAACTGCATCGTTATGAGGAACCAAGACGTCGTCGATCAGCCAATGACAGTGGAGACGCTGCCCCAGAGGTTGTTGGGAGAAGCACAAAACTTTATCAAGAG GAATAGTGATcgtcccttcctcctcttcttctcattAGTTCATGTCCACATACCACTCTTCAAAAACCCTCCCTTTGCTGGCAGGAGCCGCCATGGTCGCTATGGTGACAACGTAGAAGAAATGGACTGGCTCGTCG GACAGTTGACAGAGACGGTGGACTCCCTCAGGCTAGCCAACAATACTCTGATGTACTTTACGTCAGACCACGGAGGGCACCTCGAGGATGCTGACTCAAAGGTTGGCCAGAAAGGAGGATGGAACAGTATTTATAAAG GTGGAAAGGCTATGGGGGGCTGGGAAGGTGGGATAAGAGTCCCTGGTATTTTCCGCTGGCCTGGCAGACTGGCAGCTGGGAAAGTAGTGGATGAACCCACCAGTCTTATGGACCTGTACCCGACTCTGAAGCATTTAGCCGAGGACACACAACCAGACAG ACATTTAGATGGCCATAACCTCATGCCACTGTTGGAGGGGAGAGTAAAGCGATCAGAGCATGAATTCATGTTCCACTACTGCGGCGTCTACCTGAACGCAGTTCGCTGGCATCCACCTGGCA GTGACTCCGTCTTCAAGGTGCACTTTTTCACCCCTAACTTTTCCCCCCCGGGAGCCGGCGGGTGCTATAAAACTAAGGTGTGCCTGTGTCACGGAGAGTATGTTACACACCACGATCCACCGCTGGTGTACGACATTTTCCACGACCCCTCAGAGTCCCGCACACTGACTCCTGATACTGAGCCACGATACGCTGAAATCCTCGAGCAGACTGCCAGAGCTGTGGATAGGCATAAAAGTACCCTCCCAAATAAACAGGTAAATGATACTCAATCGACGGCTGTTCAAAGTCAGATGGCCTGGGATAAGATTCTCTGGCGACCCTGGCTTCAGCCATGCTGCGGGACGTTTCCATTCTGCGGCTGCAAAGAGGAGGAGCCGCGTATTTAA